In Clostridium sp. 'White wine YQ', the DNA window GTATTCGGAGGATGCACGACCGGTTTTTTCTTCAGCTCCTTTGGATGGAGCGTTTGTAATGGGATTGCTGGTAGCTTTGGAAAGTTCCAAGTCGATAGAGGCCTGACGCTCGAGGCGCTCAATTTCTTTACCTAATGCGACGACGTCGTTTTCCATCTTCTCGTAAGTAGTGGTATCCTCGGCGGACAGTAGCCCATCGCCGCCACGTTTTGTATCAAGGAACGCCTTTGCCGCATCCCAAGCCTTAGCGCGCTTTTCGCGCAATTCAAGAATCTTACTCATTGTAATTTCCTCCTTCAAATTAGTGTGAAATTAAAGAGAGCCGCTTTTCCAGCGACTCTATCGGGGTACCTGTTTTCGGTTTTGACTTTTTGGGTATTTTCCCAAGTAGGGAGTTGCACACAGCTGCACGGGAAAATATAAGTCCTTGCCCTGTATCAAGAGGGATACGATCTTCACCTTCCGTGAACATGATTTTGTCAGCGAAGCCAAGTTCAATGGCTTTGTTCGCATTCATCCAAGTCTCTGCATCCATGAGATGCGATAGCTTTGCGCGGGATAGCCCGGATTTCAGTTCATATGCGTTGATGATGCTTTCCTTGACCTCATCCAGCAGGGCTTTGGCTCGGAGCATCTCCTCACTGTCGCCGATAGCAATGGTCGAAGGATTATGGATCATCAGCATAGAAACGGGCGACATATATACATCGCCACCTGCCATAGCGATAACCGATGCTGCACTTGCTGCCAATCCATCGATCTTCACGGTGACTTTTCCGGTATACTCCATTAGCATGTTATAGATCTGTGCAGCAGCGAAAACATCACCGCCGGGCGAGTTGATCCAAACCGTAACATTGCCAGAGCCAGCCATCAATTCATCTTTGAACAACTTTGGTGTTACTTCATCGCCCCACCAGGTCTCGTCGGAGATTTCTCCATTGAGATAGAGGGTGCGCTCTTCGGTGGCTTCATCTCGCACCCAGTTCCAGAATTTTCTCATTGGCCATTAGCCTCCTTTTCA includes these proteins:
- a CDS encoding head maturation protease, ClpP-related produces the protein MRKFWNWVRDEATEERTLYLNGEISDETWWGDEVTPKLFKDELMAGSGNVTVWINSPGGDVFAAAQIYNMLMEYTGKVTVKIDGLAASAASVIAMAGGDVYMSPVSMLMIHNPSTIAIGDSEEMLRAKALLDEVKESIINAYELKSGLSRAKLSHLMDAETWMNANKAIELGFADKIMFTEGEDRIPLDTGQGLIFSRAAVCNSLLGKIPKKSKPKTGTPIESLEKRLSLISH